Genomic window (Pieris rapae chromosome 4, ilPieRapa1.1, whole genome shotgun sequence):
gttTATACACATAACTGTTGTTTAACTTATGAAAAAGATTATAAAGTTTGAATTTGAAGGTTTTTACCATCgagattaatattattatgaagctTGTACAATTTTATGGCTGTCTTATTatgatgaataataaaataaataaaaaaaaactaaaacaaatattatatgtaattaccTGTGGTGGGGGTGATGGCGCTCTGGGCGGGTGTGCAGGGGGGAGTGTAACATGGGAAGGGCGCGACGGAGGCCTTGAGGGCTTGTTATCAGATAGACCCTTGATCTGAAGAGATTCTGCTGCCTTTAGTAAAGCAGCTAACTGATCTTGGGATATGTTCACTTCTCCTCGGTACATATAGTCCATCATAGCTCTTAATTCAGCATACTTCACAtcttttaagataattattggATGCTTGTCGAATTGCTGTGACAATACATTCTGCAACAATtgtatagtttataaataagtcatttgtttatatgttatCATTGAAGATGGGAATACAATTCAAAAATGGAATGTTGTTAAGCTCATTTTaatggtttaattaatttgtatatcatTAAGATTCACTAATAGTAAAAGGAAGAGCATTAGTGATTCTAAAACTAGTATTTGGAAAAGTTGTAAGAACAACTTTCAGTTGCCAACTCATCTATGCattaatataatctaattGCTTGTAATGTACGAAAGCTAGAAGCGACTGGAATGTTTATTAGAGCAAAACTGTGCTAGCTTGCACTAACTTATACATGAATCAATTGACCTAGTTAGTTTGTTAATATGATACCCACCTCAAAATAGGGACTGCAAGCGGACAAAACAACTTTATGCGCCTTTAGAGTTTGTCCTTCGGCAGCCAGAGTACAGTCAACGTGAATTCCCTTCTCGAGTAGAGTGTCGAAAACTGACACCAACGTAGATTGGTGATTGTTCCATCGCAAACAGAACTGTTGATCGTCGTCCATTGTTCGATATTCCCTTTAGCTATTCGTCGCGCCCACCCTCCTATGttacaaaacaacaaaattaacaCTCTCCACTAACACAACGCAATAATTAGGCCAACACGAAAACTATTTCGTGCGGAAAGTTTCAATGCGTACCGTTCTTAATAAGTAATACTATTTCAAACCAATCAATTTTCAAAATGAGATCACGGCTGaacttaactaaattaaacttcATGGGCCATGTAAAGTAGACGTAAGCGACGCGGCACAAAGAAAATGGCCGCTTTTCCAGCgcgacaaaaaataaaatggcgACGAAAATTCTAAGTTTCACTATTTTCGGAACTAACTTTTCCTTTCATAGAACTAATTCGaagttttaaacaaagtttGTTGTTCATAAATGTGACATCAAGTTTGAAGACTACAAAACTTTTGAGAAACTTTCGAAAAGTTCATAGCCAGTGGAAATTTTCAGAAAAGTCGTAGCAATAAAGTAAGCACTTATCAAATTCTTCAAGCTAGGTTCTTACTTGCatgttattttaacaattactcACCTTATCTATTTCATTAGCTATTCTAACAACttattaacacaaatatttgttctgaaaaattaataaaacacaatagtttttataattaacacattGCTTTGCACACCCGCCAGCTTTCttgatgaaatgaaaatactaaaatactgTTGCAAGTTTAGCGAAGCGAAAGGCACCTCTTTAAATTACACAAGTTGGAAACGAACAACAGATTGACCCAAAATAAGCTCAGCAAAATATTgccaggtatttttttattgctttataaaatgtatgtaaaatatgatAGTATTAACGGTGCGTCATTTAAACACTTAAGAgtttgttttaagttaattaatattaaattagtattattttgattactgAAATGagttttagttatataaatttaaaaatcatatatatttctactcTGTGAACTGCACGCGCTATAAATGAATGTTGCCATGATGGGcacattttgtaattaaaataacttgtatTTTGTAGTCTGTTTCATAAATCATAATGGCTACCTAATAACTTAACCTTGACCTATTTTGTAAACTGTGTGTATAGTTTAATGAAGTTTctataaattgtaaagaaTCCAAATCGTCATTAGCTTTTAACATATTCTAATTATTGtaagaagtaaattttttgTCTTCTTAtaccttatataataatcgcgcacaaataaaatattttctacattttataaactttacgATGTTAGTAAATgagacaaacaaacaaaatttcgtTAATGGTGCTGAATGTATGTAGCATGCATTattgtacaaatatattataaaaaataagtacacaactgtatgtaatttgtatttttgggGGTAGGCGTGAAGtggtcaaatttataaaatacatagtacttttaacttataactaacaaaaagttttataaaaacgcCATCTATTGTAAAGGCAAGAAAATTGAGTATTACTATATTGTACATACTGGTAGtccatttaaaatgtttcctGCCATGGTCTCTGTTgtctgatattaaaaaaataaataaaatataagccCATTCATTATAAGCTGagtcaatttatataatttagtatagAGATAGGAATAGGTAACATATAACTAAACATAGGTACTAGGCAGTTACAGCagcgataaaatattttaaacgtttGTTATGGAAcgtacaaaaactaaaaaaaggaattaaataCCTAACTAACTctcaaacaatataatataaactacaaaaaatcataattttattactacctacctattatttttatgaagctttataaaaaatacctacttaATGCAAATTGCAGATCTTACAGCCTACATATCCCCATGGCGAGGCATTGTCGCTTCGTTAAAAAATCGATAGCATTAGTACAAACGAATTATACATTCAGTTTGTGTGCGTGGCTTTCTTTGGTGTGCGGAAACAAAAAAGCACAAGAGTGAAattcttgtaataaaaatcaatcgGAGTGGAGCAAGGCGCCCCACAGGCGCCGGCCGGGCGCGGGGCCTCTCCCCGCTGCATACCTATACTCTCTACGTCATAGAGTTCCAATTGTTCTACCCTCGAATGTAATTTGTACGAAATCGTTACttcttttatatgttaatgGAATTGattaattctattttcaatTGTTGTAACAAGATGGCTATATACTTCATTCATACGAGGTACATTAATAATGCTCCATAATGatgcaaaatttaattttcagattGATTTTAATAGTGAAAATTGGAAGCTTCATACTATCTGGCTGAATTAGAAGTTTGTTTGGTAAACAATGTATAACGTCGCtaagtaaatatagaaattaaaatatctcgAAGCCGATTACGCGAGGAGCGGAAGCTCGCTCCGGCCGGCAAAAAGGAAGgcgattgtttttatttctttggcGCGGGAAAAAACTGAGCCCGCCCTGCACCTCCTAAACATGCGCCACGCAGCGACGCAGACGATCGGCTGTGTGAATTCACTTTCATTTGCGACATCCCATCGTTTCCCGAAGGTCACTGTGCATTTGTTTTAACCCCACGTGTGACACGGCCGCATTTCCCGCCGACCGTTGACCGACTAGGTGAGTTAACAGATTGTTCGCTCGTCTCCGCTTTCTTCGCGTTTATCGGTTCCTCTTTACGTCGTCCTTCGCTAAGAAGTTTGTAATTTCGCTGAACGGCGTGTGTTCCTCGCGACTGAAGGGAGACTTGTGGAGGCTAAACCCGCAACTGCCGTGTACACTACACATCCCTCGACACTCGACAGGTGACACGCGAACGTCTACCGCGCCGGTCTATCTATTCATCACCACTAAAAGTTTGAAACTTTATTATGTTTCATTCGGAAGGCCTGTACGTGtacgtttacaaaataaaattaaaaaagctcCCGGCGGGCTCAGACCGGGAAACGAAAGAGAGGGAATCAAGTTTGCACTCTTCATTTGTGCACGAATCgagaaaaaattcaataaagctCGCTTCCTTTTGTCTAATTGCCTATGTGAACCTACTTGTATTATGCCGATTGTTCGATTCGCGCGACTTCGAggagaaatattttgtttgatacGAACGGGCGAAAGGGATGGTTTGGGAGTTGAGTCTTCTTATTTTATTCGTGTGTAAGATTTAACTTCTGATTGAATGACATATACATTTCAAACTATTTTCTATATCTTAAGAAGGAAATGCCCGGTTACGGCCCGTCTCAAGTAAAGTGCGAGCCGCCTTCAGACGAAGAAGACAACTGTCAGTACGGGAACTATTTATACGTGAGTTACTGTATCTTCATCTTCTTCTcagagaaaatttaaaattcttatttttgttactagaaattaatttgaaattttcttatattttagaagTTTGGACGCGCTAATCTTAGAAACTAGTTTCCGACATTCCGATAGTCCAtttcatacatacatttgatggcacacataattttttttcctcatatagttaaataaattaccaattACCATACGATACTTCattttaaacacaaattagTGTTTTTTATTCACACTCGAGTGCCGAGTCTGGTATTTGTATCCATTGAGTTCTCATCGACGCGACATTCACACAAAATCTGTTCAAATTGGTCTATCCAACACAAAAATCAATTAGAACCAGTGGTTTCTAATAATATGatacataaatacttaatgTTCGTGTATATTACCAGAAAAGGTACAATATACCTACTTTTATAAAGTCTTTTCTatctttactattattttgatttagttGAAATTCGTTTTAGTATACACTATATACACTACAACCGTAGTCAAGTCACTTTTGTCAATATTTGGAGACGCTGTGGCATCAATTGCTAAGTGGATGAAAAGAAGTAGTTCTTAGAATGAATCAAAGGCGAGTTTATAACATAGAATGGTGATTTGCCTTTAGTACCTACTTAGTTACATAAACTAATCTTCTCGTTTATGATTTGGTTATTAGAAACAAATTTTGTCATCATTACTTGTTTTGTTAAGTTGAGAATTTATGCTCACGtaatttagtataatatttgttagatGATTTGATTGAAATCGATGATTGTAACATTTGCGATATTcagtaaagtttattttttagtgttgaacatttaaaacatatagaagattatatttattattatgatatattcccattaacatataaaagaGCAGTTGTTATatctattgtttttaataaccaaactgaaattttttgatacatttttgaaaacgCGTAAACGGTTCGAGCCCAATCGATTGCTGCCATCACAGGAATGGGTTGATTTCCGGTAGGAATTTCGatgtattgaattaaataccaTTTACAGTAAACTGTGGAGAAAGCATCATAcgttttaataagtatataatttgtaggaaACACACAAGCCATTAAACACAGAGTATGACGGAGATGTGTCAGCTGAAATGTTGGATCAATTACAGGTAAGTATTTCCTGTATGTATTCCTATTATACCATAAATGAATTTTCATagaatttttatgaaacaaaataattatgttgcTGCTGCGACTTTCCGTGTTAGTTCAGAGCTTTAGCTTTATATATagctacactaatattataaagagtaaaattttgtttgtttgattgtaatgaacataaactactggaccgattttaaaaattctttcaccattcgaaagctatattatccacgagtagtataggctatatttaattttgaacaaaaatagggtttcgtaagatattaggggtTTTcagacacaaggtgtaaaaaatcaaccaaaaaagttacttattttgcgtaccctgcctaaactattaaagatagaaccataaaatgttctaagtaattgtagatcttataaatatctacaaaaaagcgacacactatacctatctatgtcgagtgaggcacaataaccataaatgatatacatggcaaaacgacgtttaccaggtcagctagtattatatataggtattttaaattCCATATATTTCGCATTCAATgtgaattgaataattatttttgtcaatATGACATCATTCCATGGCCGAGTTCATACGTCTGGAACCCTAGAGGATTATCAATATGAAGTAATGAAATCGGTGTACAATCAGTTCTCATCAGAGCTGGTGGCGGTGCCAGCGGCGCCGGCTGCGACTCCCGTGTGCGCCGCATTGCCCGCCCCGAGGGAGGCTTCGCTGGCTCTGCTCGAGCCTGTCAAGACCCACCTGATGCAGGTGCTCatcaattataattacctTAAAGCTATCGTCTCATTTggttttctaatataaaatactttatcgttggattattttatttcgccAGGGTTCGCAACTGATGGAAAAACATATCTCATTATCGAGTGCCACAGACATACTGGATACATCTGACTTTGCACCTCTTCTTCATATTAAGGATGAACCGCTTTCGGAGGGTGGTAGGTAACATTTATGACTGTTGTGCGccttttaatgtaatttgtatttttatgaccTATTTGAAATTAGTCCAAATGCGAGTTCTTCTTTTCCTTTATTTGTATCATATCATTTACGAATCGATGCCTCCACATTTCAGAAGGTCAGCAGCTGAGTGGTGACGAAGCGAGTGAGGGTTCCACTCCGGAGACGAGTGGACGAGGAGCAGCCAAGGGCTGGTCTCCGCTGGACATGGAGAAAGCCCTCGACGCGCTCAAGAATCATCATATGAGTCTCACCAAGGTAGATAAATCCTAAATGTAGTAGAAAAGAAAGAGGAAAGAAAAGTTCACTTCCGACTCCTGGTTGCTAaaactttgataaaaaaatcaaccaaactcgacaaaaatagattttttttgtcgGCTCCAGGCCTCCTCCACCTACGGAATACCTTCCACCACGTTGTGGCAAAGGGCCCATCGCATGGGCATCGACACGCCCAAGAAAGAGGGCTCCTCCAAGTCCTGGACCGAAGACGACCTCAAGGCAGCCCTGCACGCACTCAGGACTGGAGCCATCTCCGCCAATAAGGCCAGCAAAGCATACGGTCAGA
Coding sequences:
- the LOC110995395 gene encoding uncharacterized protein LOC110995395, whose product is MPGYGPSQVKCEPPSDEEDNCQYGNYLYETHKPLNTEYDGDVSAEMLDQLQFSSELVAVPAAPAATPVCAALPAPREASLALLEPVKTHLMQGSQLMEKHISLSSATDILDTSDFAPLLHIKDEPLSEGEGQQLSGDEASEGSTPETSGRGAAKGWSPLDMEKALDALKNHHMSLTKASSTYGIPSTTLWQRAHRMGIDTPKKEGSSKSWTEDDLKAALHALRTGAISANKASKAYGIPSSTLYKIARREGIRLAAPFNAAPTSWRRADLQRALDAIRCGAASVQRAASHFGIPTGTLYGRCKREGIELSRSNPTPWSEDAMGEALEAVRVGQMSINQAAIHFNLPYSSLYGRFKRCKYQVTQEHQEYKSHEIRPEDIQEQSHPQEYFPSFGSDSYLSEVTSMQSVQQHYSQAMYYTQCHVTS